A part of Candidatus Jidaibacter acanthamoeba genomic DNA contains:
- a CDS encoding thermonuclease family protein produces the protein MKKNHKYAMGLTFIGMIGYLFQGSLYGEAKITDGDTIIIGSQKIRLYGIDAPEKNQKCKTKQDREWQCGIEAKDYLAKIVDQNKVFCFSKSKDRYRREVSICYNHKFQSINAEMVRNGYAVAYTKYSKLYINEEQQAKQKKLGIWAGTFTKPEEYRMRKKP, from the coding sequence ATGAAAAAAAATCATAAGTATGCAATGGGTCTAACCTTTATAGGAATGATAGGATACTTATTCCAAGGCAGTTTATACGGAGAAGCCAAAATTACTGACGGTGATACAATAATAATAGGTAGCCAAAAAATACGTTTATATGGAATAGACGCACCGGAAAAAAACCAGAAATGTAAAACCAAACAGGACAGGGAGTGGCAATGCGGAATAGAAGCAAAGGATTATCTAGCTAAGATAGTTGATCAAAACAAAGTATTTTGTTTCAGTAAAAGTAAAGACCGATACAGAAGAGAGGTCAGTATCTGTTATAATCATAAGTTTCAAAGTATAAATGCCGAGATGGTAAGGAACGGATATGCGGTAGCATATACTAAATATAGCAAGTTATATATCAATGAAGAGCAGCAGGCTAAGCAAAAAAAGCTAGGGATATGGGCTGGGACATTTACAAAGCCTGAAGAATATAGAATGAGAAAAAAGCCTTAA
- a CDS encoding GNAT family N-acetyltransferase → MNNISLIDLKPQIDCLPYPIPNILLSLLNCPITLQTYKDMIFDYKINSSSELLGIKSDNELIGAIGLEVLHNTGTIKHFKILPQYQRQGIGSKIIKTLPIKYNLNFLQAEADINTVNFYIKLGFIVEEINNNPCSTSNYICILRI, encoded by the coding sequence ATGAATAATATATCCCTTATAGACTTGAAACCTCAGATAGATTGCCTGCCCTACCCTATACCTAATATCTTGCTTTCACTGTTAAATTGTCCCATTACACTTCAGACTTATAAAGATATGATATTTGATTATAAAATTAATAGCTCCTCCGAATTGCTCGGCATTAAATCAGATAATGAGCTTATAGGTGCTATAGGCTTGGAGGTGTTGCATAATACAGGTACTATCAAACACTTTAAAATATTACCTCAATATCAACGCCAAGGTATAGGTTCAAAAATAATAAAAACTCTACCTATAAAATACAATTTAAACTTTTTACAGGCTGAAGCAGATATCAATACTGTTAATTTTTATATTAAGCTTGGCTTTATAGTGGAAGAAATTAATAATAACCCCTGCTCTACTTCCAATTATATATGTATTCTTAGAATTTAA